Within the Salvia hispanica cultivar TCC Black 2014 chromosome 4, UniMelb_Shisp_WGS_1.0, whole genome shotgun sequence genome, the region TAAACATGTTCTACTGATTTCATGTACAGTGTCTGGAAAAGATATCAAAAACGCAAATTTTAGAGCCCGTGTGTGATGTTGGGAATGATAAACAAGGCCTGTTACTGGATCATGATGATAATGCTAGGCGCCTTCTCCGATCTGGTGTAGAACCATGGTGTCGTGTaatatttccttctttttttcccCTCTAGCTGATCTCTCTCATGTGACGTCTTCAGAACTCGTTTGTTGTATATAAACCAGGATATGAACCGTCTATACTCCACCAAGTGGGCGAATAATGAGCTCGTCCAAAGAGCTCTGCGCATTCGTGAGGTATTATCCGAGTTAGGCTTGTctgttttgtgtgtttttgagGCTATAAAGGGGATCCTATTCGACAGGGGACAAAGATGGAATGGGCGCGCTGTAATGCTACCTTGAAAGGAAGAGACTATACGTATGATGTCAACTCCACCCTCGATTATCATACAAAGTTCATTCATAAAAATTGCCGAGCTCTAATACTCAGGTGAATTGATTTCTTCAGTTTTCAACTGTAGACTTATCAACCATTTCCACTTGAACTGAGACAGTGAAGTGATGTTTTGACAGCGGCGATCATGACATGCTGGCTCCTCACACCGCGACTGAAAAATGGATAACGTCTTTAAACCTCCAGATTCGTAGTAAATGGAGACCTTGGTTCGTGGAAGGCCAAAACGCAGGGTTGGTTTGTTGCTTTGTATAGATTTAGAGTGATAGTTGTTAAGTACTATTTGTCTAACTAACTAATGGTTTTCTTGCTTTTTCTCAAGGTATACGACTACATATTCACACAGCGAGTACGAGCTAACATACGCAACTGTGAAGGTAAGAAATTGTTTTGCACATATCACAGAGTTCTGCAGCATTGATGTATGTGTTTCAGGGGGCCGGACACACACCGGCAGAATACAAGCCCCTGCAATGTTTTCCGATGATCCAGAGGTGGGTCGACCACAGCCCCCTATAACACAGGTACCGCGTTTCGTTGTTGTGTTCAGACTCTCAAATGTGGCGATTAACTTAGATAAATGCCTGTTGGATACTCCCTCTATTAATAAGTTgtgtattgaaatttaatattgaatcACTTATCTCTACACTTGGTCATGTTACTTGAAGTAAGatcattactattttttaacttACTTTTTTGGTGCTAATCTCATCAGTTTATCTCAATTTGTGATTCATTTATTAGATGTACAATCTAATGAAACACTTTGAATTTTCTGTGTTCCATCTTCAGTCTTGATTTATGGGttccattttttattgaatatttcATCAATAGGCTGCGTCGTTACTTTTGACctattatttcttaatgaaTGGGGTTGATTAGTGAATGTTTgttaggccatgtttggttgccaGAATTCTGTCTGGGAAGGTAATctaattccttaaattttgaattcctgtgtttgtttcggtttttaatcaaactgggaaagtaatcaaaatccgagaacaaggaaagttagtacaactttctaggattctgaatcctaacttttcttaggtattctttttcctagttttaggattcttatatatttcagcaatataatatagttttattattattattattattattattattattattattattattaattacaatatttttaaaataatttaaaattataaatcatacttaatttcactataataaataactagtatattttataataatccATAacagtaattaataattaaaatataattatataatataaattgtataataaataattattaattatattttataaattaataattaatcaataaagtcatagtgaaattttaatttataaaatttattcaattataatatccataaatattataattataatataataattattatatctattattataataaatgagtataatactctatgtaactataattatagttatattattatatattatgatggataatccatatttaaactgTGCatcgtaataataaatataattatatttataattaataatatattgaaaaattcacaatattattattttttatgaataaaaaaataataagtatatttttagtttggtgtttaaattaaatataaatttataatcttgatattttccaaacacaggaaaataaagttactaggaatcatattcccggGATTCACTTTCCTAgtaatcattttccttgccaactttactttcctgccaaccaaacatggccttaattcttaattattgGATTAATGGTGTTAATTCATTCTTAATAATTTATGGGATTGATATATTAATGCACATTGAAATTGTTTTGTGATTAATGGAATTAATGATGTTGCTTGCTCAATTAGATTAGTGGAGTTATGtagtaaagataaatttacAATGTATATACAAAATGCCGTTCTAATTTGAATTGgataagattaatttaatttgatttggtaGCATcatttattgtatatttttatgactAATTTTACCCTATTTATAATCGTGGGAggaatattactatattattatgatttttttcttactcatttatattgtttaaaaaatatgattgaatTTATTCTTGAAAATATTCTCCATATTAAAagatactataaaattttagatagAACAATCATTCATAGTATTTTAGAGCAATAagtatttaattcattttatttaaactatcacAATGATAcgaagataaataaattattatttttttacaaagtaATTAAGAAACtataatcattgaatgatatCATGTGGACGTATGACATtgctataaatataattaataatataatatggaTTATTCGATGACAGGAGATTGTTGAACTCAAGCACATATAATATACAACCCTCTAATGTATAGCAATTGCTCcataaattgataagatcatgaaaatttaaaattatatgataaatcattttattttcaatatttcaattactgaaatattttaatattaagtttctcttataaattttagactcatattataaaattattttataattaatattttattatatattatagtgcatcaaatgataatataaaagGTAATTTGATGATAGAAGGTCGTCGCACTCGACATCCACTTATAAATGTGACACATTCTTAAAgtgtattattaattaatattttcaaaacacaCAGTAGTATTagataattatgtcttcaTTTATGTAATTTCGACAATAGTACTAAATGACCATGTATTGACCTTTCTTTACATATCTCTCCATATAATATTacgtatataaaatatttgaattcacaagtttcaaattatattccaaaagtataaagaaatgaaataaaatagtacaatGTACATGAGAGATcgtaactaaaaaatatataaattaattagtttttagcataaaaagataatttaaataaatttctgaaaaaataagtttatagtactccactaAATTGTTTTACGGATAAAAAAACGTTGAGGAGTTGAAGGGAAggggaaaaaatataatatactatcaAAATTGAtctacaaataattttataatttcaaatttgatttaataaagtttaatttaattatcagTATTTCactgtcttttttttttttttcttttttacttcttttaaCTTGTTTCAGAAAAAACATGatgtaaaatatttgtttaaatttctgaaaataaaacattttttcagaaaaaaatataagtatttttaaaaaaaattagttgaaagtatgattcaaaaatatatactccgtattagataattaaatcttcaGTCATGTAATTTTGACAATAGGACCAAATGACCATATATTGACCTTTCTTTGAATATATCTCCTTgtgatatattaaaatagttgaagaaagtgaaataaaattcaatgtaCATACAAGatccatattaaaaaatatataaatttgtttatggaataaaacgataatttaaattaacttatgaaaaaataagtttataagAATTGTTTTATGAAAAAGAACGTTTAAGTATGAagtaaagaagaaaatataatatactagaaatattaatcttcaaataattttatagtaatataatatattattatttcttttcaaaattaaattttatttaattataatattttcactatctttttttattttaactcattttcatattttttgttaaaattataaaaagcatggtgtaaaatatttgtttaagtttatgaaaataaaatatttttagtagaaaAATTCTTagcgttttcttttttatatttagttgaAAGTATTATTATCAATTCCTTAATTAACATGAGGGGctataatgtaaaattgaagtacaattaaaataagtcACTTACTTAATTATTGCAAATAATGGAAAAGGACAAATATACCCCAActttgtatatacaatttttgttaatttatcactactcttttttatttctgctgtttcttaattctcaatagttgaataatttttcattatattaatttggttaaataattaatattaatatttatttatttaaatttgattataatttattataataaataaacttaaattagtacaaatcttattttcaatattatcaaTCAAACATtctcttcaattattatatttttgaagtgACATATAAGCTCTGCAATTTTTCACTCTTATTACGTGTATCAAGATTTTGCATCCAATACATGGTTAAATTAATTTGGCCAAAGGAAATCTCAAATGCTTAAACATGAGTGATCTAAGAATGGATCTTCCCACCATATAAGTAATTTCTAAACgaattataaatgaataatatgaAAAGTCAAATCTCATTTCCCATACTAAAAATTCCAATTCATATAATCTTattcctaaaattaaaaacaagcCCTTCCTCCCTTGTGCGTAAACGTTACATCTTGCTAGCTCATGTACTAGCTTATGAACAGTGGCGTATCTAGGTGGGAACAAGGGGTACAATTGTACCCTAAAATtcataatactaataatattcacAAAACACGCATAAAAGTCAAAGTAAAACAACACCTTCGAGACCGGTGCACcccaacaaaacaaaaaacacaaaaaggaagaagatgaaaaagaGCAAAATCATGAAGGTACATAAACCAATAAACCAACCAAATAGACAAGCTAGAAGTTGGACTTGCACGTCCAATAGGTGAAGAGAACATGCCTGCAAGTCGTTGTTAATTCAGCTCCACCTCTGCCTATTCgccttttattttacaatattttgtaaaatcaaaatctgGTTTTTTAGAAAGAAAATCGGTTTACATGTTATTTCTGGTtcaatcataattaaatttacttcTTTGTCCTTATGATGAAACTACCGCCTCTTTTTACTCTTCCCACAAAATAGCGcctgattttttatttttccctctctcccATTTATTTTTCCCCCTCTTCCATTTACTTTATCTCTCTCAAACTTACTACTGCGTGTATCTTTTTCCTACTACTCTACCACATACACTACGAACTATCAATATTTATTCACTCTCTCCCATTTTCTTCTCACCCACAAATTGCGGTCACTCGTATTTCTTCcaatattgtactccctccgtcccaagataagtgacttatattcctttttggggtgtcccactataagtgacctatttccatttttagcaaaaagtcatctctcctattttattctctcttttctgctctacttttctctctctcatactttactctcttcactttaatttatttaaataccattccttaaatcccatgcccaaaagaagtaggtcacttatcttgggacggagggagtaggatTTAGTTTATTCAACGGAACATAActaaaaatgtcaaatttataattataaaattgaagatattaaaaaatgtatagtGATTTTTAATGTGCTTTATAGTCAAATACTCAAATTAAgttaatgatttattttcgTCCAACTTTTTGATTTACTGGGGAAATTCTAATAgcattattagtattttatttaaataatttttttttgaatatagtactacttaagatctaatataacaaaaaatagataaattaaagTGAACTATTCTCATCGAACAATTTGGATAATAAGAGCATTTATTAGAGAAAtcttaataaatattactcatgttatttaaataaattatatttttaatatgctTGTGGTTTAATATTACGAAATTCAGTTAGTGATTTATTCTAAACCAAACCTTTTAatgatattagtatttgattaaataaattaagtgtaCTTAAAATCTAATATTACAAACAAGATAGATATAATGACAAGATCataacaaatcaaataaacaagcaaaatatatattaataaaagtttTTATCAGCTTactcatttaattataaaaattatcagttttttctttctcatttattttaccaattatatattaaaatttgtggtaATCCTAAATggtctatttctatgggacgtaAGAAGTAATAGacagaaatattaaaatttcaattaattaaatcaaaatgttGTCTTACAAAAACATTGTAAAAGCTAATAAATATTACTTGAGACTTCAAATTATCCGACCTGAAATGTCAAACTCTAATCCTAGCATTACAAACTCTAGCCCAAACATATTAAacttaaatcacaaaattctAACATTCACCCCatcatatttacttttatatttttatgcttagtatatactaatactgtaatattagaatttgtcaaaacataaatatttgcTTAATTgaactgaaatgaaaaaaataaataaaaagagttGAGACTTGAAATAATTCATTTCAGCCTCTTCCATCATTCAATGTTCAATAATTTTAGTCTTTAATAGCCCTGCTTTAGGAAGGGCTGAagattgtatattaaaattttttaaaaaaattaacagtagaaaaagagagaaaaaaattgttggcATGTGCTTCACCCCTCCCCAGCTCAATTTGTGAATGATTGTCTTGACCTGAGAGGGAAGATGAGGGAAGGAGACTGTTGGTGTATACGTTTGAATGTGAAGGAAACCAAGAGTTGTTTAGTTTCCCAACTCCCTAGATAGATACACCTTGATttgaattttccaaaaaataattttctctccatatactcctattaactttaattaattattctttcaaccatataattaacttaattaaatttcccGAGTACTCTACTTTTGGgattatatgttttatttacaCCATCATTTCCCCAACTGAAAAATTCTAAACGAACTCATCATATATTTAGTCAATCAAAATAATTCCATATTTTCCAGTGCTAGTATGCACATTCTGAAAGGAAAAATCAGTCATTTAGGTacacatcaaaatcaaaatatatcacgcaacaaattgaaatttgacaTATTTGATAAgtatattaatactaatttagTTTACGATATCAAATATCagaaatttatcattttcactTTATCTTCACAAATCTTAATCCTTTAAACTTTTAGTTCTTGAAATGTTACAATTAAacttagataaaaaaaaaatcacatgttccTAACTAATCTGTTTAACTTTTTATCTTTGTTATATAAAATAGTCCATTAAAGTTCTTATCTTTACTCACTATATCATGAAACAagttaaatttgatatatgatatactaataataattgatatgaggttttgattttgataatattatgattagaattttaattttttaccataccatttttaaaaaaataatttctttcaaattataatttttaaaatgttacaGTTGCACCTccatcaaaaaataataatatcttcCTAGCTTATCTattcaatatttgaaatatatttaaaaaattatcttttgttttataaaatactatagtTCTTAGCTCAATTCACcacatcaaaaattaaattgaaatttgaatatttatactAATAGAGTTTACTGTTTTCATCTAagaatttcatcatttttattttaattctttagtttcaaaattttgattctttAAGTTCTTAAATTTTGCATCACCATAGTGCTCCTCTGTATATATTGTGTTGCATCTtactttgatttaattaagattttatGCAAGATACCTCTTACtttaatatattgaataaataattattttacaagATTTAATCTCACAATTTTGATGCTATTTTGGAATGCAAAATAGATATTCGTTACATcaatttaccaaatttaaattcatagaatctagataagaataaataacATTAGAATTCtgatcggttccggttccgatttctaagtcattttttaaatatggataTCCGTATGAATCTACTATTGCTCGCATTGAAAGATAATGTCCCTTAaattataatgtatttttataagtattaattatttaaatattttattcattcatttatttacaatGTTCTGACCccatgaaatataattttggatCCGCCACTAGTTGTATCCATGTTATATGAatgcatttcaaattttaatatacttcacatctaatatcacaaaaatagatcTGAACTATTCAATTTGTGATAAGAAGTGAACTAGATCAAACCTCGTCATTGAGATTTAATGTCGCAAACTAAATAGATCAATGAGTGAATTATTGTTCTGAACTCTCTATTTTTGTTCTTCTGTGTGCTTAGCCAGAGAGAATCATCGGAGATCCTATAGTTATAAAAGTGACATCTGGAGCCTGGGTTTGGTTCTACTTGAGTGTGCAACAGGAGAATTTCCATATTCTGCACCTCAGGCAGAGGGATGGATCAATGTCTACGAGCTGATGGAAACCATTGTCGATAAGCCTGTGCCTCGTCCATCTCCAGATCTATTTTCTCCGGAGTTTTGTTCATTTATTTCTGCATGGTGATACACTTAATCTAATACTTTTTGATAAAACAAATTTCCCCCAGGCTTGAAGTGTACTAAAAATGGTTTTAATACCATggttatttataattttacctCACTCCTTGGAGTCACATTTCAGAAAAACAGAGATTTCCACAACTCTACTACAATGCAGAAAAATATTTGCAGAGGCTCAACATccataatgaaattaaatccaaTCAAAATCACCTTATGAACAGAAATCAGAACAACAGAGATTTTGCAACTCATATAATGCAGAAAAATATCTACAGAGTCTAATCAAAatggagattttgaagaaagagagattttGCCAGGTTGACACAGTTCATACTGCagaaaaaatcaatcataTGTAAAAAACATCAAGTACTTCAAAGGAACAGAATAAAACTTTAGGCACATTCTTCCAAAGATATCAAGACCAAATTACTTAAATTCTGATATCAATAACAtatgaaaaacaaatgtttcaCAAGATGGATTTCCAAGacaataataaattgtttctGCAAACTAAACAATGCATACCAGAACAATCTCAAAGTAACTATTTCAAATTCCATACCACCAACTAAACTCGTGGCAATATAATGCATATGCCACATAGTTATAACACAAAATATAGGAATATCAACTTACCGAAGGGCCACGAACTCCACTTCGACCACGACCACGACCACGACCTTTCCTATTTTCAGCTGGATCTTTAAATCGAGCAGTCCTTGGCCTTCCTTTTGCGATTGACAGCAACCGGATCTAAAATAGGAATATCACCTGCATCAATTTCTATTGCTTCAGATGTATTTTGGCTTCGAAGAGAAATTGTGCCGGCAGGTTTCCATCTCTTAAGATCTCTTTGAATTTCTTTGAACTTATCTTTGACAAAACTAATTTTCTCCTCCGAATCAATTGCCAAATTGTTGCATTTTATAAACTCTTGTTCCATCTCTTGAAATTGTTTGTACTCGTTAGACATGTGTGGATATGCACCCGCAAAAGAAATGCTAAAATGTGGCCTATATACATCCTTCCGCCAACGCCGCAAAATATATCTTTCACTGacatgttcaatttttttgaataccAAAACCTTCAATACGTGACGGCAGAAAATACCTTTGTTCTCGAATTTTTTGCAATTGCACTCAAAATAGCCCCCAGCAGGTCGATGCTCAACCATGAAATGTAGCTCGTTGGGAGAGGAATACTTGCTCGATGTACGTGTCTCggtaatatcatatttatcaATTGAGCTACTATCTGACTCCAACAAAATGAGATTGCAATTCCAAATCTTCTTCACTTGTTTCTGAAGTAGCTCCATGATATTATTAGTATACACCTTAGCAAATTGTGATTCCCACTTAAACTCTGAAACACAAGTGATAGGCCTGCACTTCGTCGAATATTCAGCTTGAAGCTCTTTCCGAATCTTATCAACGATACAAATCTCATATTGCTCAACAAAGATTTTCAAAGTACTCCTCGAATTGATGTAATTATCGAAGAATGCATGCATCGACTCACTTCTTTGAGTCGACATCATGCCAGCCCAAAAGATATGCTTTGAGTATACTGGCACCCAACTTTGCCTTATTTCATATAAGTTTTTGATCCAACTATTTTCATGTAAGTTATACTTAACTTGAAAATCGAGCCAATTCTTTTCAAATTCCGGAATACTAAAACTGCCATGTATGTATCACTCGATTGAAATCTAAACAAGCCATTTCAAAATTAGCGATACCTCTGAATTTCTTGGAGCTCTTCGAAACAATATGCCACAAACAGAAGCGGTGGATGCTGCCAAGCAATACTTCTCTCAATGCGATCGTAATACTTTCATCTTGATCACTCAAAATTGCCGTCGGTTGAACACCTCCCATTGCGTCCAGCCAATTCCTAAAGAACCATTTGAATGATTCTGCACGCTCGTCGCTCAATAGACAACATCCTAATAGAATGGAGTGGTGGTGATGATTAACCCCCACAACAGTTCCAAAGGGCATGTTGTATTGGTTGACGAGATACGTCGTGTCAAAACTCACGACGTCGTGGAAATCCTGGTATGCAGCCCGACTCCACGGATGAATCCACATGACATGGCGAAGTCTAGAGTCATCACCAATATCGATCAGATAAAAGAAGTCACTATCATTTTGTTGTAGCCTCTTAAACATCTTTTGAATGGCATTAGcatct harbors:
- the LOC125220607 gene encoding protein FAR-RED IMPAIRED RESPONSE 1-like, with product MASPTTSTQDYHASPETPPSTGGKFMVDRSGSRLCKSVRTMEVLAGGPSNLGASVRDCRNHVDKMRRLRLGDGDANAIQKMFKRLQQNDSDFFYLIDIGDDSRLRHVMWIHPWSRAAYQDFHDVVSFDTTYLVNQYNMPFGTVVGVNHHHHSILLGCCLLSDERAESFKWFFRNWLDAMGGVQPTAILSDQDESITIALREVLLGSIHRFCLWHIVSKSSKKFRVYSKHIFWAGMMSTQRSESMHAFFDNYINSRSTLKIFVEQYEICIVDKIRKELQAEYSTKCRPITCVSEFKWESQFAKVYTNNIMELLQKQVKKIWNCNLILLESDSSSIDKYDITETRTSSKYSSPNELHFMVEHRPAGGYFECNCKKFENKGIFCRHVLKVLVFKKIEHVSERYILRRWRKDVYRPHFSISFAGAYPHMSNEYKQFQEMEQEFIKCNNLAIDSEEKISFVKDKFKEIQRDLKRWKPAGTISLRSQNTSEAIEIDAGDIPILDPVAVNRKRKAKDCSI